A single region of the Yersinia entomophaga genome encodes:
- a CDS encoding DNA polymerase III subunit chi has translation MKNATFYLLDHDQPSGELRAHEALACDLAAERWRAGKRVLIACESQEQAQRLDEALWQRAPEQFVPHNLAGEGPKYGAPVELAWPERRGNSPRDLLISLLPEFAGFATAFHEVIDFVPYEETLKQLARDRYKSYRSVGFHLTTATPPTH, from the coding sequence ATGAAAAACGCAACCTTCTATCTTCTCGATCACGATCAACCTTCCGGCGAGCTGCGAGCCCATGAGGCGCTGGCATGCGATCTGGCGGCTGAACGCTGGCGGGCGGGCAAACGGGTGCTGATCGCATGTGAAAGTCAGGAACAGGCTCAACGTCTTGACGAGGCCCTGTGGCAACGAGCGCCGGAGCAATTTGTTCCGCATAATTTAGCGGGCGAAGGGCCAAAGTACGGCGCACCGGTGGAGCTGGCCTGGCCGGAGAGACGTGGAAATTCACCGCGCGACCTGCTGATTAGCCTGCTACCGGAGTTCGCAGGTTTTGCCACCGCTTTCCATGAAGTGATAGACTTCGTTCCTTACGAAGAAACTTTGAAACAGTTGGCGCGCGACCGATATAAGTCATATCGCAGCGTCGGCTTCCATTTGACCACGGCAACGCCGCCAACTCACTGA
- the pepA gene encoding leucyl aminopeptidase, with protein MEFSVKSGSPEKQRSACIVVGVFEPRRLSPIAEQLDKISDGYISALLRRGELEGKVGQTLLLHHVPNILSERILLIGCGKERELDERQYKQVIQNTINTLNDTGSMEAVCFLTELHVKGRNTYWKVRQAVETAKETLYTFDQLKSNKVEPRRPLRKMVFNVPTRRELTSGERAIQHGLAVASGIKAAKDLGNMPPNICNAAYLASQARQLADAFSTNIITRVIGEQQMKELGMHSYLAVGQGSKNESLMSVIEYKGNPNADAKPIVLVGKGLTFDSGGISIKPAEGMDEMKYDMCGAATVYGVMRVVAELQLPLNVIGVLAGCENMPGGQAYRPGDVLTTMSGQTVEVLNTDAEGRLVLCDTLTYVERFEPELVIDIATLTGACVVALGHHITGLMSNHNPLAHELIGASEQAGDRAWRLPLSDEYYEQLDSNFADMANIGGRAGGAITAGCFLSRFTRKYTWAHLDIAGTAWRSGKNKGATGRPVAMLSQFLLNRAGLNGDD; from the coding sequence ATGGAGTTCAGTGTAAAGAGCGGCAGCCCGGAAAAACAGCGCAGTGCCTGTATTGTAGTCGGCGTTTTTGAACCTCGCCGTCTATCCCCGATCGCCGAACAACTCGACAAAATTAGTGATGGCTACATCAGCGCTTTGTTGCGCCGCGGTGAGCTTGAAGGCAAAGTGGGTCAGACATTACTGCTGCACCATGTGCCTAATATTCTCTCCGAGCGGATCCTGTTAATTGGCTGTGGTAAAGAGCGTGAGCTCGATGAACGCCAATATAAGCAAGTGATTCAAAACACCATCAATACCCTTAACGATACCGGTTCGATGGAAGCCGTTTGCTTCCTGACGGAACTGCACGTCAAAGGCCGTAATACCTACTGGAAAGTACGTCAGGCGGTAGAAACGGCAAAAGAAACCCTTTACACCTTCGATCAGCTCAAAAGCAATAAAGTCGAGCCGCGCCGTCCGCTGCGTAAAATGGTATTCAACGTGCCAACCCGCCGCGAACTGACCAGCGGAGAGCGCGCAATTCAGCACGGTTTGGCTGTGGCTTCCGGTATCAAAGCGGCAAAAGACCTGGGTAATATGCCGCCAAATATCTGTAACGCCGCTTACCTGGCCTCTCAGGCTCGTCAGTTAGCCGATGCGTTCAGCACTAACATCATCACCCGCGTTATCGGTGAGCAACAGATGAAAGAACTGGGCATGCATTCCTATCTGGCCGTGGGGCAAGGTTCTAAGAACGAATCCCTGATGTCGGTGATTGAATATAAAGGTAATCCGAATGCTGACGCTAAGCCAATTGTGCTGGTTGGCAAAGGGCTGACCTTCGATTCCGGTGGTATTTCTATCAAGCCAGCCGAAGGCATGGACGAAATGAAATACGACATGTGTGGCGCCGCCACCGTGTATGGCGTGATGCGCGTAGTGGCAGAGCTGCAATTGCCACTGAACGTTATCGGCGTGCTGGCGGGCTGTGAAAACATGCCGGGCGGGCAGGCTTATCGCCCGGGGGACGTGTTAACGACTATGTCCGGCCAGACGGTAGAAGTGCTGAATACCGATGCGGAAGGCCGTTTAGTACTGTGTGATACTCTGACCTACGTTGAACGCTTCGAACCAGAGCTGGTGATTGATATTGCCACCCTGACCGGCGCATGCGTGGTGGCTTTGGGTCACCACATTACCGGTTTGATGTCGAACCATAATCCATTAGCTCACGAGCTGATTGGCGCCTCAGAACAAGCCGGTGACCGCGCGTGGCGCTTGCCGCTAAGCGATGAGTACTACGAACAGTTGGACTCCAATTTTGCCGATATGGCGAACATTGGCGGACGCGCTGGCGGAGCTATCACTGCGGGCTGCTTCCTGTCGCGCTTTACTCGTAAATATACTTGGGCTCACCTGGATATTGCGGGTACCGCATGGCGTTCAGGAAAAAACAAAGGCGCTACCGGTCGTCCGGTTGCCATGTTGTCGCAGTTCCTGTTGAATCGCGCAGGTCTGAACGGCGACGATTAA
- the lptF gene encoding LPS export ABC transporter permease LptF yields MIIIRYLVRETLKSQIAILFILLLIFFSQKLVRVLGAAVDGEIPTNLVLSLLGLGVPEMAQLILPLSLFLGLLMTYGKLYTDSEITVMHACGLGKRSLIAAALILSMLTCGLAAINAIWLGPWSSKHQDEVLNDARANPSLAALVEGQFQSSQDGNAVLFVSRVSGKEFQRVFLAQLRPTGNQRPSVVVADSGHMMERPDGSQMVLLNKGTRYEGTALLRDFRITDFNDYQAVIGHQTAQQNNNIAEQMSMSALWHSTDPDARAEFHWRLTLIVSVVIMALLVVPLSVVNPRQGRVLSMLPAMLLYLIFFLLQSSLRSNAGKGKLDPLIWLWAVNFAYLALALILNVWDSLPARKLRARLRGAA; encoded by the coding sequence GTGATCATCATTAGATATCTGGTACGGGAAACACTCAAAAGTCAAATTGCGATTCTATTCATCCTGCTACTGATCTTCTTCAGTCAGAAGTTAGTACGGGTATTAGGTGCCGCAGTTGACGGTGAGATTCCGACAAATTTGGTTTTATCCCTCCTTGGACTCGGCGTGCCGGAAATGGCGCAGCTTATTCTGCCGTTGAGCCTATTCCTCGGCCTGTTGATGACCTACGGCAAACTGTATACGGACAGCGAAATCACCGTTATGCACGCCTGTGGGTTAGGCAAACGGTCTTTGATTGCCGCCGCATTAATCTTATCGATGCTAACTTGTGGTCTGGCTGCGATTAACGCCATTTGGCTCGGGCCGTGGTCGTCAAAGCATCAGGATGAAGTCTTGAATGATGCTCGGGCAAACCCAAGCCTGGCAGCGCTGGTTGAAGGCCAGTTCCAATCCTCGCAGGATGGTAACGCGGTGCTGTTCGTCAGCAGAGTTAGCGGTAAAGAATTCCAGCGCGTGTTCCTCGCACAGCTACGCCCAACTGGCAATCAGCGTCCATCCGTAGTGGTGGCCGACAGTGGCCACATGATGGAGCGCCCTGACGGTTCGCAGATGGTATTGCTGAATAAAGGTACTCGCTACGAAGGCACCGCGCTGCTGCGTGATTTCCGGATTACCGACTTTAATGATTATCAGGCGGTCATTGGCCATCAAACCGCTCAGCAGAACAATAATATTGCGGAACAGATGTCAATGAGCGCCCTGTGGCATTCTACCGATCCTGACGCGCGCGCCGAGTTCCACTGGCGGCTAACGCTGATTGTTTCCGTGGTTATCATGGCATTGCTGGTTGTTCCGCTCAGCGTTGTCAATCCACGGCAGGGGCGTGTGCTCAGTATGCTGCCGGCTATGTTGTTGTATCTGATTTTCTTCCTGCTGCAAAGCTCTCTGCGCTCCAATGCGGGTAAAGGAAAACTGGATCCGTTGATTTGGCTATGGGCAGTGAACTTCGCTTATCTGGCGCTCGCGCTGATCCTTAATGTGTGGGATAGCTTGCCAGCTCGTAAATTACGAGCGCGTTTGAGAGGGGCTGCCTGA
- the lptG gene encoding LPS export ABC transporter permease LptG, whose protein sequence is MFGVLDRYIGRTILNTILMTLFMLVSLSGIIKFVDQLRKVGQGEYSAAAAGMYTLLSVPKDIEIFFPMAALLGALLGLGTLATRSELVVMQASGFTRMQIAAAVMKTAIPLVLLTMAIGEWVAPQGEQMARNYRAQMMFGGSLLSTKTGLWAKDGSDFIYIQRVVGEKELAGVNIYHFDDADRLQSVRYAATATFEDKIWKLSQVDESNLSDPKQITGAQTLTGEWRTNLTPDKLGVVAMSPDSLSISGLHNYIKYLKQSGQESSRYQLNMWSKIFAPISVAVMMLMALSFIFGPLRSVPMGVRVVTGICFGFIFYVLDQIFGPLSLVYKIPPVLGALLPSMLFLLISVYMLLKRR, encoded by the coding sequence ATGTTTGGCGTATTAGACCGTTATATCGGACGAACCATCCTCAACACCATCCTGATGACGCTATTTATGCTGGTGTCGCTATCGGGCATCATCAAGTTTGTCGATCAGCTGCGCAAAGTTGGGCAGGGGGAGTATTCGGCGGCTGCGGCGGGGATGTATACCTTGCTCAGCGTGCCTAAAGATATTGAAATCTTCTTCCCGATGGCGGCGTTACTTGGCGCTTTGCTCGGTCTGGGAACTTTGGCTACGCGCAGTGAACTGGTGGTTATGCAGGCTTCCGGTTTCACCCGTATGCAAATTGCCGCTGCGGTGATGAAAACCGCGATTCCGCTGGTATTGCTGACCATGGCAATCGGTGAGTGGGTTGCGCCGCAGGGTGAGCAAATGGCGCGTAACTATCGGGCGCAGATGATGTTTGGCGGTTCATTGCTCTCGACTAAAACCGGGCTATGGGCCAAAGACGGTTCGGACTTTATTTACATTCAGCGCGTTGTGGGCGAAAAAGAGCTGGCCGGTGTGAATATCTATCATTTTGATGATGCCGATCGCCTGCAATCCGTGCGCTATGCCGCAACGGCGACTTTTGAGGATAAAATCTGGAAGCTGTCGCAGGTGGATGAATCCAATCTGAGCGACCCGAAACAAATCACCGGTGCTCAAACGCTGACAGGGGAATGGAGAACCAACCTGACGCCAGACAAGCTGGGTGTGGTTGCCATGAGTCCAGATTCGCTCTCTATTAGTGGATTACATAATTACATCAAGTACCTGAAACAGAGTGGGCAAGAATCCAGCCGTTACCAGCTTAATATGTGGAGCAAAATTTTTGCGCCTATATCCGTAGCGGTAATGATGTTGATGGCCTTATCGTTCATATTTGGCCCGCTACGCAGCGTACCAATGGGGGTGCGAGTGGTCACTGGTATTTGCTTCGGCTTTATTTTTTACGTGCTGGATCAAATCTTCGGGCCGCTTAGCCTGGTTTACAAGATTCCTCCGGTGCTGGGTGCTTTGTTGCCGAGTATGCTTTTCCTGCTGATCAGCGTTTATATGCTGTTAAAACGTCGATAG
- a CDS encoding fimbrial protein, with the protein MSNFKRSVLATAFISSAFISQAFAADEGNGRVHFTGTVINAPCSIAPNSTDINVDLGQVSNKVLETGNKHSENVSYNIDLQDCDLSEQTAGSVTYPAMSKVSVTFGGVSDASAVALLANTGSATGAGIRLIDANGALLKVGDTSADINLISGINQIAFAARVEATGTAVKAGTIVSQATYALNYK; encoded by the coding sequence ATGTCTAATTTCAAGAGAAGTGTATTGGCTACAGCATTTATTTCTTCTGCGTTTATTTCTCAGGCATTTGCTGCCGATGAAGGTAATGGGCGAGTCCATTTTACTGGTACAGTAATTAATGCTCCTTGTTCGATTGCGCCAAATTCTACCGATATTAATGTCGATTTGGGACAGGTATCAAATAAGGTGCTGGAAACTGGCAATAAACATTCCGAGAACGTTAGCTATAACATCGATTTGCAAGATTGCGATCTGAGTGAGCAAACGGCTGGTTCAGTAACTTATCCGGCAATGTCTAAAGTTAGCGTGACCTTCGGTGGGGTTTCCGATGCCTCTGCTGTGGCTTTGCTGGCTAACACCGGTAGCGCGACTGGCGCGGGTATCCGCCTGATCGATGCTAATGGCGCATTACTAAAAGTTGGCGATACCAGCGCTGATATCAATCTGATCTCCGGTATTAACCAAATTGCTTTTGCAGCTCGTGTTGAGGCAACTGGTACAGCAGTGAAGGCCGGTACTATTGTTTCTCAGGCTACCTACGCACTGAACTATAAATAA
- a CDS encoding fimbria/pilus outer membrane usher protein: MMPILSLAGIGLFLPECATAVEFNTNIIDAQDRNNIDLSRFEINDYTPPGDYLLDIMVNGRLLPDSSLITYLPIDEGRSSKACLTPELVNSLGLAPAVRNSMGLWDNGRCVSIDDKQEITESYDKEKQHLIISIPQAWLAYSDPNWVPPSQWGDGVPGALLDYNLFGNYYAPNSGRSTTNISSYGTAGANMGSWRIRADYQYINSDNEGTHYSNFDWSQVYAFRAISSIGAKFVGGQTYLSSSIFDSFRFLGASLATDERMLPPTLRGYAPQVMGIARTNARVVLSQNGRTLYQTNVAPGPFVIQDISETVQGNIDVRVEEEDGHTTSFQVSAASVPFLTRKGSVRYKTALGRPMHGSHNALGDPIFFNGEFSWGAFDDISLYGGLIATSQDYTAVAMGMGQNLHEFGALSVDATHSQAQLPEQEKLSGESYRINYSKRFDQTNSQITFAGYRFSEKNFMSMNQYLDRLSGNNYLQNDKQTYTLTANQYLTWPDVTMYLSATHKTYWNDVSSNNYGISLSKLLDIGPFQGISAAVSANRVKYENETENQIFFSFSLPIGAGQKISYDAQRDKTNGYTQNISYFNSQDAKNIWRVSAGGGNPELQKGDGVFRGGYQHRSPYGEFGIDGSHKNNQYNSVNANWYGSLTATAQGVAAHQNPSGNEPRLMIDTGNISGVSFNINSTVTNGFGLAVANGVTSYQQSDVRVDMQSLSDDIEVYNTVIQKTLTEGAIGYRKIRVVRGQQLMAVIRLSDGSYPPLGSSVVADKTGAEIGIVGENGLAYLAGLEEAAQLTVQWGKNQCRLTLPENKGINSGKILLPCQ; the protein is encoded by the coding sequence ATGATGCCAATATTATCGTTGGCAGGCATAGGTTTATTCCTGCCTGAGTGTGCTACGGCGGTAGAATTTAATACCAATATTATTGACGCTCAAGACCGTAATAATATTGATCTTTCTCGATTTGAAATTAATGACTATACGCCACCAGGTGATTATCTTCTGGATATTATGGTCAATGGCAGGTTATTACCTGATTCATCTCTGATTACCTATTTGCCTATTGATGAAGGGAGGTCAAGTAAGGCTTGTTTAACGCCTGAATTGGTCAATTCTTTAGGTCTTGCTCCAGCAGTGCGTAATTCAATGGGGTTATGGGATAACGGTCGATGCGTTTCTATCGATGATAAACAAGAAATAACGGAAAGTTACGATAAAGAAAAACAGCATTTGATTATTTCTATTCCGCAAGCCTGGCTAGCGTACAGCGATCCAAATTGGGTTCCGCCATCGCAATGGGGTGATGGCGTACCCGGCGCTTTGCTGGATTACAACCTGTTTGGGAACTATTACGCACCTAATTCAGGGAGGAGTACGACAAATATCAGCAGCTACGGTACCGCAGGCGCCAATATGGGGTCTTGGCGTATTAGGGCCGACTACCAATATATTAATAGTGACAATGAAGGTACGCATTACAGTAATTTTGACTGGTCGCAGGTTTATGCTTTTCGTGCTATTTCGTCGATAGGTGCCAAATTTGTCGGTGGGCAGACGTACCTCAGCTCCAGTATTTTTGATTCTTTTCGTTTTTTGGGGGCTTCCCTCGCGACTGATGAGCGGATGTTGCCACCTACGCTGCGTGGCTATGCGCCACAAGTTATGGGAATTGCCCGTACCAATGCGCGTGTCGTTTTGAGCCAGAATGGCAGAACCCTTTATCAGACTAACGTTGCTCCAGGCCCATTTGTTATTCAAGACATTAGTGAAACGGTGCAGGGAAATATTGATGTGAGAGTAGAAGAAGAGGATGGGCATACCACTTCTTTTCAGGTCAGCGCTGCTAGCGTGCCATTTTTAACTCGTAAGGGTTCAGTGCGTTATAAGACCGCTTTGGGGCGGCCAATGCATGGCAGCCATAATGCGCTGGGCGATCCGATTTTCTTTAACGGGGAATTTTCCTGGGGAGCCTTCGACGATATATCGCTATATGGTGGCCTGATTGCCACGTCGCAGGATTACACAGCGGTTGCGATGGGAATGGGGCAAAATTTGCATGAGTTTGGTGCTTTATCCGTTGATGCGACTCACTCACAAGCTCAATTACCTGAGCAGGAAAAACTGAGCGGGGAAAGCTATCGGATCAACTATTCCAAACGTTTTGATCAGACTAATAGCCAAATCACCTTTGCCGGATACCGTTTCTCCGAAAAAAACTTTATGAGCATGAATCAGTATTTGGATCGGCTGAGTGGCAATAACTATCTACAAAATGACAAACAGACTTATACCCTGACGGCCAACCAATATCTGACATGGCCGGATGTCACGATGTATTTATCCGCGACGCATAAAACCTACTGGAATGATGTTTCCAGTAATAACTATGGGATTTCGCTCAGCAAGCTTTTGGATATTGGTCCGTTTCAGGGCATTTCTGCGGCTGTTTCTGCCAATAGAGTGAAATACGAGAACGAAACTGAAAACCAGATTTTCTTCTCTTTTAGTTTGCCAATTGGCGCAGGGCAGAAAATTAGCTATGACGCGCAGCGAGATAAGACGAACGGCTACACGCAAAATATTTCTTACTTTAATAGCCAGGATGCCAAAAATATCTGGCGTGTCAGTGCTGGCGGCGGAAATCCCGAATTGCAGAAGGGTGATGGTGTATTTCGCGGCGGTTACCAGCACCGTTCGCCTTATGGAGAATTTGGTATTGATGGTAGCCATAAAAATAACCAATACAACTCGGTGAATGCCAATTGGTATGGCTCATTAACGGCGACTGCGCAAGGCGTAGCCGCGCATCAGAATCCGTCGGGTAATGAACCCAGACTGATGATTGATACCGGTAATATTTCTGGAGTGTCTTTCAATATTAACTCTACCGTAACTAACGGTTTTGGTTTGGCCGTTGCCAATGGAGTGACAAGCTACCAGCAATCGGATGTTCGGGTTGATATGCAAAGTTTGTCTGATGATATCGAAGTGTATAACACAGTGATTCAGAAAACCCTGACCGAAGGTGCGATTGGCTACCGAAAGATTCGGGTGGTGAGAGGTCAGCAACTGATGGCAGTCATTCGTTTATCCGACGGTAGTTATCCGCCATTGGGTTCTTCGGTAGTAGCAGATAAAACCGGCGCTGAAATCGGAATAGTTGGAGAGAACGGGCTGGCTTATCTGGCCGGATTGGAAGAAGCGGCACAGTTAACCGTGCAATGGGGGAAAAATCAGTGTCGTCTGACATTGCCAGAGAATAAGGGTATCAACTCCGGAAAAATTTTACTGCCTTGCCAGTAA
- a CDS encoding molecular chaperone, translating to MLVVLALMLLGTMNSQAAINLDRTRIVFDSSDKSVSIILENKSKTSPYLAQSWLEDAKGKKIERPLVALPPMQRIDAGQKSQVRIMKLPDASTLATDRETLFYFNVREVPPKSEMANVVQIAIQNRVKLFYRPTAIKADYKESWQDKLQLTKQRESLKIYNPTPYYVTLGYLSQDNRGNFPGFDSVMIAPFNTEIVKTPGYSGDHYSLGYMDDFGGLVLRIFNCSSVECQIQPAEKNK from the coding sequence ATGTTGGTGGTGCTGGCGTTAATGCTGCTCGGCACTATGAATAGTCAGGCGGCAATAAATTTGGACCGGACACGGATTGTTTTCGATAGTAGCGATAAATCGGTCAGCATTATTCTTGAAAATAAGAGTAAAACTTCCCCTTATCTGGCTCAGTCCTGGCTGGAAGATGCGAAAGGGAAAAAGATTGAGCGTCCTCTCGTCGCCTTGCCGCCGATGCAACGTATTGATGCAGGTCAAAAAAGTCAGGTTCGTATTATGAAATTGCCTGATGCCAGCACGCTTGCTACGGATCGCGAAACGTTATTCTATTTTAACGTGCGTGAAGTTCCGCCAAAAAGTGAAATGGCTAACGTGGTTCAGATTGCTATTCAGAATCGGGTAAAACTCTTTTATAGACCAACGGCGATTAAAGCGGATTATAAAGAGTCCTGGCAGGACAAACTTCAGCTTACTAAACAACGTGAAAGTCTGAAAATCTATAACCCGACGCCTTATTACGTGACGCTGGGATATTTGAGTCAGGATAATCGAGGTAATTTCCCCGGTTTTGATAGTGTGATGATTGCGCCTTTCAATACTGAAATCGTGAAAACTCCGGGCTATAGCGGAGATCATTATAGCTTGGGATATATGGATGATTTTGGCGGCTTGGTGTTGCGCATATTTAATTGCTCATCGGTTGAGTGCCAGATCCAGCCTGCGGAAAAGAATAAATAA
- a CDS encoding fimbrial protein, translating to MIPFFLAKLRRFYGSLVLLSATLLLAPTAYALDCVEAGTGMVIKPAIPIGALAIPSNVAAGTKVWESNDITVTAYCDNVLGSVRDQVWFYFNPLNNALGQGLQLGVSYLGQELETNGKGINTNTAPIVKGQSVTVTVTFRLYIKVTGNPPSSGIYPGANTFTVFQLDGSNGLNLTPAAKNLRYSLSGLSSTRFIACGADLVVYPESQVVSFGSFNKSLLSTTGNGISAPFAITSVKQGCLSNFSIQAQFSTTNPLIGDNAIDMQNGSKLTIYDDANQAVVFNRYADFAVMNDVNQVTKNYTASLNAIPGQAIKLGQFDATAIVKINYY from the coding sequence ATGATTCCTTTTTTTCTAGCTAAATTGCGCCGCTTCTATGGCTCGCTGGTTCTTTTGAGCGCAACTTTGTTACTGGCTCCAACGGCATATGCCCTTGATTGTGTAGAAGCGGGCACCGGCATGGTTATAAAACCGGCAATTCCGATTGGTGCATTGGCAATTCCATCCAATGTCGCTGCAGGAACTAAGGTCTGGGAATCTAATGATATTACGGTGACGGCTTACTGCGATAATGTGCTGGGAAGTGTCCGGGATCAAGTATGGTTTTATTTTAACCCGTTGAATAACGCATTAGGTCAGGGTTTGCAGTTAGGCGTGAGTTATTTAGGTCAGGAGTTAGAAACTAACGGTAAGGGAATAAATACCAATACGGCACCTATCGTTAAAGGGCAGAGCGTAACCGTGACCGTGACCTTCAGACTTTATATTAAAGTGACAGGAAACCCGCCCTCCAGCGGCATTTATCCCGGGGCTAATACTTTTACGGTTTTCCAGTTGGATGGCTCCAATGGGCTTAACCTTACTCCAGCAGCGAAGAATCTAAGATATTCTCTATCTGGATTAAGTTCGACGCGCTTTATTGCCTGCGGTGCGGATTTAGTGGTTTATCCGGAATCACAGGTCGTTAGTTTTGGTTCGTTTAATAAATCGCTGTTATCAACGACGGGAAATGGGATTAGCGCGCCATTTGCAATTACTTCAGTGAAGCAAGGCTGTTTGTCCAACTTTTCTATTCAGGCACAGTTTTCAACTACCAATCCGTTAATTGGTGATAATGCCATCGATATGCAAAATGGTTCTAAATTGACCATTTATGATGACGCTAATCAAGCGGTAGTATTTAACCGTTATGCTGATTTTGCCGTGATGAATGATGTGAATCAGGTAACGAAAAATTATACCGCTAGCCTGAATGCCATTCCGGGGCAAGCCATAAAATTGGGGCAGTTTGATGCGACGGCAATAGTTAAGATTAACTATTACTAG
- a CDS encoding DUF2501 domain-containing protein — MNNTHRLLLALAFSSTLVTGSAQANSLFDSVKNAADEYSKSGDSSSSLSSLTGLLNGGDKALSASTMTNAAGILQYCVQNNVLSANGTSAIKDQLMSKLGITSTENAKSQDYQEGLGGLLKTGEGKSLDLNNLGTAQLTEKIKTKACDLVLQQGKSFLIN; from the coding sequence ATGAATAACACCCATCGTCTATTACTGGCTTTGGCCTTTTCCAGCACTCTGGTAACCGGTAGTGCTCAAGCCAACAGTTTATTCGACTCGGTAAAAAATGCAGCGGACGAGTACAGTAAATCGGGGGATAGCTCTTCATCATTATCTTCGCTTACCGGGCTGCTTAACGGCGGCGATAAAGCACTCAGCGCGAGTACCATGACGAATGCCGCAGGTATTTTGCAATACTGCGTTCAAAATAACGTTTTATCGGCCAATGGCACTTCGGCAATTAAAGATCAGCTGATGAGTAAATTGGGCATTACCAGTACGGAAAATGCCAAAAGTCAGGACTATCAGGAAGGCCTGGGGGGATTACTGAAAACCGGCGAAGGTAAAAGTCTGGATCTCAATAATCTGGGCACTGCCCAACTCACTGAAAAAATTAAAACTAAAGCCTGTGATTTAGTACTCCAGCAAGGTAAATCATTCCTGATCAATTAA
- a CDS encoding LacI family DNA-binding transcriptional regulator, protein MASLKDVANLASVSLMTVSRAINNPEQLRPETYQRVAQAIEALNYVPDFSARKMRGNTTKTSTLGVLAFDTATTPFSVEMLLSIELTARECGWNSFLVNQTSAEDSERAVNQLLSQRPDGIIFTTMGLRSIQIPARLMDKKLVLANCVSDNSDVASYIPDDFWGQYQAIKRLIERGYRRPLCFYLPENTLAAQARRAGAEKAWQDAGLPLSDLRQEHMIWGDEHYPDVVTLLNAHCPNGKLDFDILVCGNDRIAFLAYQVLLAKGIKIPQQVGVLGYDNMVGIGGLFLPPLTTVQLPHNEIGRAAALHLIQGRTDSEIHKIPCPLLERSSL, encoded by the coding sequence ATGGCTTCGCTGAAAGATGTGGCTAATTTGGCTTCGGTATCATTAATGACTGTTTCTCGGGCGATTAATAACCCGGAGCAATTGCGGCCTGAAACCTATCAGCGAGTGGCGCAGGCCATCGAAGCTCTTAATTATGTGCCTGATTTTTCTGCGCGGAAAATGCGAGGTAACACCACGAAAACCTCGACGTTAGGAGTTTTGGCTTTCGATACGGCCACGACGCCATTTTCCGTTGAAATGCTGCTTTCGATTGAGCTGACGGCGCGAGAGTGCGGCTGGAATAGTTTTCTGGTGAACCAAACTTCAGCGGAAGACAGTGAACGCGCTGTTAATCAACTGCTTTCCCAGCGTCCAGATGGCATTATTTTTACCACTATGGGGTTACGCAGTATCCAGATCCCAGCGCGCTTAATGGATAAAAAGTTAGTGCTTGCTAACTGCGTGAGCGACAATTCGGATGTGGCCAGCTATATTCCAGACGATTTTTGGGGACAATATCAGGCGATAAAACGACTGATTGAACGTGGGTATCGCCGCCCTTTGTGTTTTTATCTGCCTGAAAATACGCTCGCTGCTCAGGCTCGTCGCGCTGGCGCTGAAAAAGCGTGGCAGGATGCCGGTCTGCCTTTAAGTGATTTACGTCAGGAACACATGATTTGGGGGGATGAGCATTACCCGGATGTCGTTACACTGCTAAATGCACACTGTCCTAATGGAAAACTAGATTTTGATATTTTGGTTTGCGGCAATGATCGTATCGCTTTTCTCGCTTATCAGGTGCTATTAGCCAAAGGCATTAAAATCCCGCAGCAAGTTGGGGTGCTCGGTTATGACAATATGGTCGGTATCGGTGGGCTATTTTTACCTCCGCTGACTACGGTGCAATTGCCGCATAATGAAATCGGCCGTGCCGCTGCTTTGCATTTAATCCAAGGCAGAACGGACAGCGAAATTCATAAAATTCCGTGTCCTCTGCTAGAAAGATCCTCTCTCTGA